A section of the Leptotrichia buccalis C-1013-b genome encodes:
- the gap gene encoding type I glyceraldehyde-3-phosphate dehydrogenase, giving the protein MAVKVAINGFGRIGRLALRLMAEQTDKFEVVAINDLTDAKMLAHLFKYDSSQGRFNGTIEVKEGAFVVNGNEIKVFAEADPEKLPWGDLGVDVVLEATGFFATKEKAEKHVKAGAKKVVITAPGGNDVKTVVYNVNHEILDGSETVISGASCTTNCLAPMAKALNDKFGIVTGTMTTIHAYTGDQNTLDAPHRKGDLRRARAAAVNIVPNSTGAAKAIGLVVPELNGKLDGAAQRVPVPTGSLTELVSILNKKVTVDEVNAAMKEAANESFGYTEEPLVSSDIVGIHFGSLFDATQTKIVQNGDAQLVKTVSWYDNEMSYTSQLIRTLGYFASKIAK; this is encoded by the coding sequence ATGGCAGTTAAAGTAGCAATTAATGGATTTGGAAGAATCGGAAGATTAGCATTAAGATTAATGGCTGAACAAACAGATAAATTTGAAGTGGTGGCAATTAATGATTTAACAGATGCTAAAATGTTAGCACATTTGTTCAAATATGATTCATCTCAAGGAAGATTCAACGGAACTATTGAAGTTAAAGAAGGAGCTTTCGTAGTAAACGGAAACGAAATTAAAGTTTTCGCAGAAGCTGATCCTGAAAAATTACCTTGGGGAGATTTAGGAGTAGACGTAGTATTAGAAGCAACAGGTTTCTTTGCAACTAAAGAAAAAGCTGAAAAACACGTAAAAGCAGGAGCTAAAAAAGTAGTTATTACTGCACCTGGTGGAAATGACGTTAAAACAGTAGTTTACAACGTAAACCACGAAATCTTAGATGGTTCAGAAACAGTTATCTCAGGAGCTTCTTGTACAACTAACTGTTTAGCACCAATGGCTAAAGCATTAAATGACAAATTTGGAATCGTAACTGGAACAATGACAACTATCCACGCTTACACAGGAGACCAAAATACATTAGATGCACCACACAGAAAAGGTGACTTAAGAAGAGCAAGAGCTGCTGCAGTAAATATCGTACCTAACTCAACAGGAGCTGCAAAAGCAATTGGATTAGTAGTACCTGAATTAAACGGAAAATTAGATGGAGCTGCTCAAAGAGTACCTGTTCCAACTGGTTCATTAACTGAATTAGTATCTATTTTAAACAAAAAAGTAACTGTTGACGAAGTAAATGCAGCTATGAAAGAAGCAGCTAACGAATCATTCGGATATACTGAAGAACCATTAGTATCTTCTGATATTGTTGGAATTCACTTTGGATCATTATTTGATGCAACTCAAACTAAAATTGTTCAAAATGGAGATGCTCAATTAGTTAAAACAGTATCTTGGTATGACAACGAAATGTCTTATACTTCTCAATTAATCAGAACTTTAGGATACTTCGCAAGCAAAATTGCTAAATAA
- a CDS encoding sirohydrochlorin cobaltochelatase — MEKGIVVASYGTVHTETLKKTIEVIENNVKKKYGEKNFERAFTSKRVCHKLKTEKNYLVFNYEEALNALKNKGFNNIVTLSLHILDGVEYKKLNNKYGKISEPLLFVEEDYEKIVENEEFNDTKGNDAIIFVGHGSEDISDKSYEKLQKKYEKAGKNNIFIGTIEGKIQISDILEKLQNTDYKKILIKPFLIVAGKHAKKDIMSDTENSWKTILEKNGYTVETELVGMGEYQFIQEMFMKKLEKILYINKGEIYG; from the coding sequence ATGGAAAAAGGGATTGTTGTTGCAAGTTATGGAACTGTACATACCGAGACATTAAAAAAAACAATTGAGGTTATAGAAAATAACGTAAAGAAAAAATATGGAGAAAAGAATTTTGAACGTGCATTTACGTCTAAAAGAGTATGCCATAAACTGAAAACTGAAAAAAATTATTTAGTCTTTAATTATGAAGAAGCTCTGAATGCTTTAAAAAATAAGGGTTTTAATAATATTGTAACACTGTCACTTCATATTTTGGATGGAGTTGAGTACAAAAAATTGAATAATAAATACGGAAAAATTTCAGAACCGTTATTGTTTGTGGAAGAAGATTATGAAAAAATTGTTGAAAATGAGGAATTTAATGATACAAAAGGCAATGATGCAATTATTTTTGTAGGACACGGTTCAGAAGATATTTCGGATAAAAGTTATGAAAAGTTACAGAAAAAATATGAAAAAGCTGGAAAAAACAATATTTTTATTGGAACAATTGAAGGAAAGATTCAAATTTCAGATATTTTAGAGAAATTACAAAATACAGATTATAAAAAAATACTAATAAAACCTTTTTTAATAGTTGCTGGAAAACATGCAAAAAAAGACATTATGTCAGATACTGAAAATTCATGGAAAACAATTCTTGAAAAAAATGGATATACTGTGGAAACAGAATTAGTAGGAATGGGAGAATATCAATTTATTCAGGAAATGTTTATGAAAAAGCTGGAAAAAATATTATATATAAATAAAGGAGAGATTTATGGTTAA
- a CDS encoding cupin domain-containing protein, producing MVKIEVAKPINFNRLITSKEAEVVSMRILNQPNSYISLFSLAKDEEITAEAMLGNRYYYCFNGNGEIFIENNKKTISNGDFLEITANHNYSIEARDNLKLIEIGEKIGDGNMENKTLKMLESASAFNLAEVVEYQEGKIVSKNLVAKPNLVMTIMSFWKGESLDPHKAPGDALVTVLDGEGKYYVDGKPFIVKKGESAVLPANIPHAVEAETENFKMLLILVKE from the coding sequence ATGGTTAAAATAGAAGTTGCAAAACCAATAAACTTTAACAGGCTTATTACTTCTAAAGAAGCTGAAGTGGTAAGTATGCGAATTTTAAATCAGCCAAACAGCTATATTTCTTTATTTTCTTTAGCAAAAGATGAGGAAATAACAGCAGAAGCTATGCTTGGAAACCGTTATTATTATTGCTTTAATGGTAATGGAGAGATTTTTATTGAAAATAATAAGAAAACAATTTCCAATGGAGATTTTCTTGAAATAACAGCAAATCATAATTACTCTATCGAAGCAAGGGATAATTTGAAGTTAATTGAAATTGGAGAAAAGATAGGAGATGGAAATATGGAAAATAAGACATTAAAAATGCTGGAAAGTGCAAGTGCTTTTAATCTTGCTGAAGTTGTTGAATATCAGGAAGGAAAAATTGTAAGTAAAAATTTAGTGGCAAAACCAAATTTAGTAATGACAATTATGTCTTTTTGGAAAGGTGAGAGCCTTGATCCACATAAAGCACCTGGAGATGCTTTGGTTACTGTGCTCGATGGGGAAGGAAAATATTATGTTGATGGAAAACCATTTATTGTGAAAAAAGGTGAAAGTGCAGTTCTTCCTGCAAATATACCTCACGCTGTAGAAGCTGAAACAGAAAATTTCAAAATGTTATTAATACTTGTTAAAGAATAA
- a CDS encoding class I SAM-dependent methyltransferase translates to MENKKNMKKFYDTIAEKYDFIFSLSDVQKNFFQKYITGKKVLDVGAATGNLSKFLKNEGYDVISIDINEKLIEQAREKNVDVKNLDMMRIDELRKFDTIINVGNTLPHLNSKDEIFLFLKKAYSQLENNGKLIIQLGRV, encoded by the coding sequence ATGGAAAATAAAAAAAATATGAAAAAGTTTTACGATACAATCGCAGAAAAATATGATTTTATTTTTTCGCTTTCAGATGTTCAGAAGAATTTTTTTCAAAAATATATTACAGGGAAAAAAGTGCTTGATGTGGGAGCTGCAACAGGTAATTTGTCAAAATTTCTAAAAAATGAAGGATATGATGTAATTTCGATTGATATAAATGAAAAATTGATTGAGCAGGCTAGAGAAAAAAATGTTGATGTAAAAAATTTGGATATGATGAGAATTGATGAATTAAGAAAATTTGACACAATAATAAATGTTGGAAATACGTTACCGCATTTGAATAGCAAAGATGAGATTTTTTTATTTTTAAAAAAGGCTTATTCACAGCTTGAAAATAATGGGAAACTGATTATTCAACTAGGGCGTGTCTGA
- a CDS encoding COG2426 family protein, whose protein sequence is MMESFKNFIKVTLIGAPLLNKMIGIFLISMLPIIELRGAIPIGAAIGLPWYLNMIVSIIGNMLPVPFILLFSVKAFEFMKKHNIMVKFIEKIENRAKKRSEGLATGEFIGLMLFVAIPFPGTGAWTGALIAALLQFNRKRSFFYIGLGVVIASVIMTLASYGVISLFVPKH, encoded by the coding sequence ATGATGGAATCTTTTAAAAATTTTATAAAGGTAACTTTGATTGGAGCTCCACTTTTAAACAAAATGATTGGAATATTTCTTATATCAATGCTGCCTATAATTGAGCTTCGTGGTGCAATACCGATTGGAGCGGCTATTGGCTTACCTTGGTATTTGAATATGATTGTTTCGATTATTGGAAATATGCTTCCTGTACCATTTATTCTGCTGTTTTCAGTAAAAGCTTTTGAATTTATGAAAAAACATAATATTATGGTAAAATTTATTGAAAAAATAGAAAATCGTGCGAAAAAGCGAAGTGAAGGACTTGCAACAGGAGAATTTATTGGCTTAATGCTGTTTGTAGCAATTCCATTTCCAGGAACAGGTGCTTGGACAGGTGCATTAATTGCGGCGTTGCTTCAATTTAATAGAAAAAGATCATTTTTTTACATTGGATTAGGAGTCGTAATAGCTTCAGTAATAATGACTTTAGCGTCTTATGGTGTAATAAGCCTTTTTGTACCGAAACATTAA
- the mnmG gene encoding tRNA uridine-5-carboxymethylaminomethyl(34) synthesis enzyme MnmG, which produces MRNYDVIVVGAGHAGIEAALASARLGLKTAVFTITLDNIGVMSCNPSVGGPAKSHLAKEVDALGGEIGRNMDKSFVQMRILNTKKGPAVRSLRAQADRKIYAREMKKTIENQQNLDTVQDIVTELIVEEIEILEGNSKRIEKVIKGIRTKTGMEFFAKAVVLATGTFLRGLLYIGDKRVKGGRMGELSADDLTDSLKSLGFKMDRFKTGTPPRLDIRTLNLEKLEEQPGITDIPLKFSMRTPNDEVLEKPQLSCYLTRTNETTHKIILDNLDKAPMYNGSISSTGPRYCPSIEDKVVKFNDKDSHHLFLEPEGFDTAEVYISGLSTSYPASLQQKIVNTIEGLENAHIMRYGYAVEYDIVDPSELDYTLETRKVKGLYLSGQLNGTSGYEEAAAQGIIAGINAALKIKGQEPFILDRESSYIGTMIDDLINKELFEPYRMFTARSEFRLILREDNADIRLSEKAYKIGLLDKKYYDIVQEKKKNVKKTIENLENIKLGSSNQRLMEILDKYNESLKSGTTLKEILRRPKVTYQDIKYIAEIIENVPNLNFDDETEYQIEVQTKYEGYIAKAIQIMEKQQKLDDKKIPKNFDYDSMKGITREAKQRLKENRPYNVGQASRMSGVTPADISVLLMYLDGVLK; this is translated from the coding sequence ATGAGAAATTATGATGTAATCGTAGTTGGTGCTGGACACGCGGGAATTGAAGCAGCATTGGCATCAGCTAGATTAGGGCTGAAAACAGCGGTTTTTACAATAACGCTTGACAATATAGGAGTTATGTCCTGTAATCCATCAGTTGGAGGACCTGCAAAAAGCCATCTGGCTAAGGAAGTTGACGCATTAGGCGGAGAAATTGGACGAAATATGGATAAAAGCTTTGTACAAATGAGAATTCTGAATACAAAAAAAGGACCAGCAGTTCGTTCGTTAAGGGCTCAGGCAGATAGAAAAATTTACGCAAGGGAAATGAAAAAAACAATAGAAAATCAGCAAAACTTAGATACTGTTCAAGATATTGTTACAGAATTAATTGTTGAAGAAATTGAAATTTTAGAAGGAAATTCTAAAAGAATTGAAAAAGTTATAAAAGGGATAAGAACTAAGACAGGAATGGAGTTTTTTGCAAAGGCAGTTGTACTTGCAACAGGAACATTCTTGAGAGGACTTTTATACATTGGAGATAAAAGGGTGAAAGGTGGAAGAATGGGAGAGTTATCAGCAGATGACCTGACAGATTCCCTGAAATCTTTAGGATTTAAAATGGATAGATTCAAGACAGGGACACCTCCTAGACTTGATATTAGAACATTAAATCTGGAAAAATTGGAAGAACAGCCAGGAATAACAGATATTCCATTAAAATTTTCAATGAGAACTCCAAATGATGAAGTTTTGGAAAAACCTCAATTATCCTGCTATTTAACACGGACAAATGAAACAACGCATAAAATAATACTCGATAATCTGGACAAAGCGCCAATGTATAATGGAAGTATAAGCAGCACAGGACCAAGATACTGTCCATCAATTGAAGATAAAGTTGTAAAATTTAATGATAAAGACAGTCATCATCTGTTTTTGGAACCAGAAGGATTTGACACGGCAGAAGTCTACATAAGTGGACTTTCCACAAGTTATCCCGCTAGTTTGCAGCAAAAGATAGTAAATACAATTGAAGGACTCGAAAATGCCCATATAATGCGATACGGGTATGCGGTGGAATACGATATTGTAGACCCTAGCGAACTTGACTACACTCTTGAAACTCGTAAAGTAAAAGGACTTTATCTGTCTGGGCAGCTAAATGGTACAAGCGGTTATGAAGAGGCAGCCGCACAGGGAATTATCGCAGGAATTAATGCAGCTTTGAAGATTAAAGGACAAGAGCCGTTTATTTTAGACAGAGAAAGTTCATACATTGGGACAATGATAGATGATTTAATAAATAAGGAATTGTTTGAACCGTATAGAATGTTTACAGCAAGATCTGAGTTCCGCCTTATTTTACGTGAAGACAACGCTGATATAAGACTTTCTGAAAAAGCTTATAAAATCGGACTTCTTGATAAAAAGTATTACGATATTGTACAGGAAAAGAAAAAAAATGTTAAAAAAACAATAGAAAACCTTGAAAATATAAAACTAGGAAGCAGTAACCAAAGGCTCATGGAAATTCTTGATAAATACAATGAAAGTCTAAAAAGTGGAACAACTTTAAAGGAAATTTTACGCCGTCCAAAAGTTACATATCAGGATATAAAATATATCGCTGAAATCATTGAAAATGTGCCAAATCTAAATTTTGACGATGAAACTGAATACCAAATTGAAGTTCAGACAAAATATGAGGGCTACATCGCCAAAGCTATCCAAATTATGGAAAAACAGCAAAAATTGGATGATAAAAAAATTCCTAAAAATTTTGACTATGACAGCATGAAAGGAATTACAAGGGAAGCAAAGCAGAGATTAAAGGAAAATAGACCATATAATGTAGGACAGGCATCTAGAATGTCTGGAGTAACACCAGCAGATATTTCTGTGCTGCTCATGTATTTAGATGGAGTTTTAAAATAA
- the rsmG gene encoding 16S rRNA (guanine(527)-N(7))-methyltransferase RsmG, which translates to MENINEEANLREYFLNLLSKSEIKMPNEKITQMLKFLELLYNKNQIMNLTAIRDKKGMLEKHFIDSLLLTKVINDDEKSFIDVGTGAGFPGLVLAIYYPEKKYLLVDSVRKKIEFINEVIKELNLQNVTTSFERSEELIKDKRESFDVALCRGVANLRIILEYMIPFIKVNGRFLPQKLNLNEVEESKNALKILNSKINKTFEFKLPESKDTRIILEIIKLQKTNVKYPRKVGIPVKKPL; encoded by the coding sequence GTGGAAAATATAAACGAAGAAGCCAATTTAAGAGAATATTTCTTAAACTTGCTTTCAAAATCAGAAATTAAAATGCCAAACGAAAAAATTACACAAATGCTGAAATTTTTAGAACTTTTATATAACAAAAATCAAATTATGAATTTAACAGCAATTCGCGATAAAAAAGGAATGTTGGAAAAACATTTTATAGATTCCTTACTTTTAACAAAAGTTATAAATGATGATGAAAAATCTTTTATAGATGTGGGAACAGGTGCTGGATTTCCTGGGCTTGTACTTGCCATTTATTACCCAGAGAAAAAGTATTTGTTAGTAGATTCAGTAAGGAAAAAAATAGAATTCATAAATGAAGTAATAAAAGAATTAAATTTACAGAATGTAACCACAAGTTTTGAACGTTCAGAAGAATTAATAAAAGATAAAAGAGAAAGTTTTGATGTTGCACTTTGCCGAGGAGTAGCAAATTTGAGGATAATACTGGAGTATATGATTCCATTCATAAAAGTAAATGGACGATTTTTACCGCAAAAATTAAACCTAAACGAAGTAGAAGAATCAAAAAATGCTTTAAAGATTCTAAATTCAAAAATAAACAAAACATTTGAATTTAAACTTCCAGAAAGCAAAGATACAAGAATAATATTGGAAATTATAAAACTTCAAAAAACAAATGTAAAATATCCTAGAAAAGTAGGGATACCGGTAAAGAAACCTCTATAA